One segment of Nostoc flagelliforme CCNUN1 DNA contains the following:
- a CDS encoding Uma2 family endonuclease, with product MFSSPLVLQIPSSMQMTDEQFFEFCQVNRDLRIERNKFGELVIMPPTGSETGNREVNISGQLWVWSEQDGTGITFSSSTGFKLSTGAERSPDASWIKLERWNSLSPKQQEKFAPICPDFVVELKSPSDNLQTLKEKMEEYMNEPGIQLGWLIDRKQRKVYIYRPELPEECLDNPASLSGESVLPGFILNMSKVW from the coding sequence ATGTTCTCATCCCCTTTGGTTTTGCAAATTCCGTCATCAATGCAAATGACAGACGAACAATTTTTTGAGTTCTGTCAGGTGAATCGTGACTTACGCATTGAGCGAAATAAATTCGGAGAATTGGTAATTATGCCTCCTACTGGTTCAGAAACAGGAAACCGAGAAGTTAATATCTCAGGACAGCTATGGGTTTGGTCAGAACAAGATGGTACAGGTATAACTTTTAGCTCTAGTACCGGATTTAAGCTATCAACAGGTGCAGAACGCTCTCCAGATGCTTCCTGGATTAAACTAGAACGGTGGAATTCTCTGTCTCCAAAACAACAAGAAAAATTTGCACCCATTTGTCCAGATTTTGTAGTCGAACTCAAATCTCCCAGCGACAACCTCCAGACTTTGAAAGAAAAAATGGAGGAATATATGAATGAGCCAGGAATACAGTTAGGCTGGTTGATTGACCGTAAGCAGCGTAAAGTTTATATTTATCGTCCTGAATTGCCAGAGGAATGTTTAGATAATCCTGCTAGTCTAAGCGGCGAATCGGTATTGCCTGGGTTTATTTTGAATATGAGTAAAGTTTGGTAA
- a CDS encoding peroxiredoxin, giving the protein MALRLGDTVPNFTQASTHGDIDFYQWAGDSWVVLFSHPADFTPVCTTELGTVAKLKPEFDKRNVKAIALSVDDVESHKGWVGDIEETQSTTLNYPILADADRKVSELYDMIHPNANASVTVRSVFVIDPNKKLRLSFTYPPSTGRNFDELLRVIDSLQLTDNYSVATPADWKDGEDVVIVPSLKDPEVLKEKFPKGYEEIKPYLRMTPQPNK; this is encoded by the coding sequence ATGGCTCTCCGTCTAGGTGACACAGTACCCAACTTTACGCAAGCCTCAACACACGGCGACATCGATTTTTACCAATGGGCAGGTGACAGCTGGGTTGTGCTGTTTTCTCACCCTGCTGATTTTACACCTGTTTGCACAACAGAACTCGGCACAGTTGCCAAGCTAAAACCAGAATTTGACAAGCGCAATGTCAAAGCGATCGCACTCAGCGTTGATGACGTAGAATCTCACAAAGGCTGGGTGGGAGACATTGAAGAAACTCAAAGCACCACTCTCAACTACCCAATTTTGGCGGATGCAGATCGCAAAGTTTCTGAGCTTTACGACATGATCCACCCCAATGCTAATGCGTCTGTGACAGTGCGATCGGTTTTCGTGATTGACCCCAATAAGAAACTCCGCCTAAGTTTCACCTATCCTCCCAGCACGGGACGTAACTTTGATGAACTTTTGCGGGTAATTGATTCTCTGCAATTGACTGATAATTACAGCGTGGCGACACCAGCTGACTGGAAAGATGGAGAGGATGTTGTAATTGTCCCCTCACTGAAAGATCCAGAAGTACTCAAAGAGAAATTCCCCAAAGGTTACGAGGAAATCAAACCCTATCTGCGGATGACTCCTCAGCCTAACAAGTAA
- the hpsP gene encoding hormogonium polysaccharide biosynthesis glycosyltransferase HpsP: MKILQIVPSISLIYGGPSQMVLGLAPALVKEGVEVTIITTDSNGDNGQTPLDVPLNCPIKQDGYEIIYFRCAPFRRYKFSLDLLNWLKRHAHEFDIAHIHALFSPISSAAAIVCRHQKLPYIFRPLGTLDPADLRKKKQLKQLYVAIIERQNLAGAAAIHFTSEQEAKISERFGVSTPDLVIPLGVIPPQSPLKNACSQLEIPEDVPLVLFMSRIDPKKGLDLLIPALEKLLSVGYKFHFVLAGTNPQDPDYEKKIISQIQNSPLRSHTTITGFVTGELKISLLQAADLFVLPSYYENFGIAVAEAMVAGVSVVISDQVHICQQIRDSESGWVGATDVQALVELLQEALQNPAERQRRGLNAQKYALENFSWDAIARQTIQAYQKILDNKLI; encoded by the coding sequence ATGAAAATATTACAAATTGTTCCCTCAATTTCTCTGATTTACGGCGGCCCCAGTCAAATGGTACTAGGATTAGCTCCAGCGTTGGTAAAAGAGGGAGTGGAAGTCACAATTATCACAACTGATAGTAATGGAGATAATGGTCAAACACCTCTGGATGTTCCTTTAAATTGCCCAATTAAACAAGATGGTTATGAAATAATTTACTTTCGTTGCGCCCCATTTCGTCGCTACAAATTTTCCCTAGATTTATTAAACTGGCTAAAACGTCATGCTCATGAGTTTGACATAGCACATATTCATGCTCTATTCTCTCCCATAAGTAGTGCTGCTGCTATTGTGTGTCGTCACCAAAAACTACCTTATATTTTCCGTCCTTTGGGTACTCTCGATCCGGCTGATTTACGGAAGAAAAAACAATTAAAACAGCTTTATGTTGCAATTATAGAACGTCAAAATTTAGCTGGTGCAGCAGCAATTCATTTTACCAGCGAACAAGAAGCTAAAATATCAGAAAGATTTGGAGTATCTACGCCAGATTTAGTGATTCCGTTGGGTGTGATTCCCCCTCAATCCCCCCTAAAAAATGCATGTAGTCAGTTAGAAATACCAGAGGATGTGCCTTTAGTATTGTTTATGTCACGGATTGACCCGAAAAAGGGGTTAGATTTATTGATTCCGGCGCTAGAGAAGCTGTTATCGGTTGGTTATAAGTTTCATTTTGTCTTAGCTGGGACAAATCCCCAAGATCCAGATTACGAAAAAAAGATAATATCTCAAATTCAAAACTCACCACTGCGATCGCACACTACAATTACTGGCTTTGTTACTGGTGAACTCAAAATTAGTTTACTACAAGCGGCTGATTTATTTGTCTTGCCTTCCTACTACGAAAATTTTGGGATTGCTGTAGCTGAAGCGATGGTAGCAGGTGTATCTGTAGTCATTTCTGATCAAGTTCATATTTGTCAACAGATACGTGATAGCGAGTCGGGTTGGGTGGGTGCAACAGATGTCCAAGCACTGGTAGAGTTACTGCAAGAAGCTTTGCAAAATCCCGCAGAACGTCAACGACGGGGATTAAACGCCCAAAAATATGCATTGGAAAATTTTAGCTGGGATGCGATCGCAAGGCAAACAATCCAAGCCTACCAAAAAATTCTGGACAACAAACTAATTTAA